The Candidatus Hinthialibacter antarcticus genome contains a region encoding:
- a CDS encoding neutral/alkaline non-lysosomal ceramidase N-terminal domain-containing protein: MKLHLFINILCMIAIFSFAAPSSFANDDEAFLLGSSQVEITPPVGWRMAGNYYEKFNNGVHDPLFAKAMVWEQGGVKAALVICDLCSIPSPITNQVRHRVQESLGIPFKNISVAATHTHAGPEFYGTLWNLFHEAAIEAHGKDPNATIDYQKILVDRCVQSAQQAAVNMKTVTLEVGVAQQKGIAFNRRFHMKDGSVRFNPGKMNPDIVRAAGPVDEDFPILLFRDANDQKPIGSLTSFAVHTAVFGGDQYGADFPGLLQTNLRNEFGAHFFSLYGQGTSGDTNHINFYTKEPNNNSEYIANAFTQTILQKVPELKAVAPPSLAVLTRKIEVPFAAISEAKIQKAREAFQTQFEKKPPFLALVEAWKVLNTDMLMRQEGEFHTMEIHAFRLGADTAVITWPHEIFVELGMELKKRSPFKNNFIITLANDFDFYIPTCKAYEEGSYEVVTSSVQTGAGEKLVNETVDLLQQLKSSR; the protein is encoded by the coding sequence ATGAAATTACATCTATTCATAAACATACTTTGCATGATTGCTATTTTTTCGTTTGCGGCGCCGTCTTCATTCGCGAATGACGACGAGGCGTTTTTGCTGGGCAGTTCTCAAGTCGAAATTACTCCGCCTGTGGGTTGGCGTATGGCAGGGAACTATTACGAAAAATTCAACAACGGCGTTCACGATCCGCTTTTTGCCAAAGCAATGGTCTGGGAGCAAGGCGGCGTCAAAGCCGCATTGGTGATCTGCGATCTGTGCAGCATCCCGTCGCCGATCACCAACCAGGTGCGGCATCGGGTACAGGAATCGCTCGGCATTCCATTCAAGAACATATCGGTTGCGGCCACGCACACTCATGCCGGGCCGGAGTTTTATGGGACTCTGTGGAACCTGTTTCACGAAGCCGCTATCGAGGCGCATGGCAAAGACCCAAACGCAACCATTGATTATCAAAAAATTCTTGTAGATCGCTGCGTCCAATCGGCGCAACAGGCGGCGGTCAATATGAAAACGGTAACGCTGGAAGTCGGCGTTGCGCAACAAAAGGGCATTGCTTTTAACCGCCGCTTTCACATGAAAGACGGGTCGGTGCGGTTTAATCCAGGAAAAATGAACCCCGATATCGTGCGGGCCGCCGGGCCAGTTGATGAAGATTTTCCGATTCTGCTTTTTCGAGACGCCAACGATCAAAAGCCAATCGGCTCACTGACTTCGTTCGCTGTGCATACGGCTGTGTTTGGCGGCGATCAATATGGAGCGGATTTTCCCGGATTGTTGCAAACCAATCTTCGTAACGAATTTGGCGCGCATTTCTTTTCGCTTTACGGGCAGGGGACGTCGGGCGATACCAACCATATCAATTTTTATACGAAAGAACCCAATAACAATTCTGAATATATCGCGAACGCATTCACGCAGACCATTCTACAAAAGGTTCCAGAATTAAAAGCGGTTGCGCCGCCATCGCTGGCGGTGCTTACTAGGAAAATCGAGGTTCCATTTGCCGCGATTTCTGAAGCAAAAATTCAAAAAGCGCGTGAAGCGTTTCAAACGCAGTTTGAGAAGAAGCCCCCCTTTTTGGCGCTGGTTGAAGCATGGAAAGTGTTGAATACCGACATGCTGATGAGGCAAGAAGGTGAATTTCATACAATGGAGATTCATGCGTTCCGGCTTGGCGCTGACACCGCAGTTATTACCTGGCCGCATGAGATTTTTGTTGAATTGGGAATGGAATTAAAGAAACGCTCTCCGTTTAAGAACAACTTTATCATCACGCTCGCAAACGATTTCGATTTCTATATCCCGACTTGCAAAGCCTATGAGGAGGGAAGTTATGAAGTCGTTACCTCATCGGTGCAAACGGGAGCCGGAGAAAAACTGGTGAATGAAACCGTCGACTTATTACAGCAATTAAAGTCGAGTCGATAA
- a CDS encoding Gfo/Idh/MocA family oxidoreductase, which yields MARPTQSRRAFFQKTSIAAALPLLTVLPQSAKGANDRLQIGAIGCGSRGRNALMTEIHQFSADQNVAITAVCDVWNQHRESAASMTEEWFGKRAQEFVDYRDVLALSDIDAVTIATPDHLHATILYDAVKAGKDAYCEKPLARNLKELHRVVDAVKQSDRVVQLGTQLRSYPSFTGCRKAVHDQTLGKIIKVAQTRNYYEPYWYGFKRDIKESDTHWEQFLGHVKHRDFNDDQHSVWYGYRDFTDGSISNLMCHFIDLVHYITGAQFPSCAVTLCGNYAWEDQRTCPDSVHTLLEYPEGFMVSYSTSCGNGNGNYTKFWGTKGMIDATDWREPFMTGDGTNAEGRIEKKQRVPDVDIAPHMLNWLQCLRNREQPNADINAGYQHAIACLLADAAYLKERKMTYDPKKRKFKSA from the coding sequence ATGGCCCGCCCTACTCAATCACGACGAGCATTCTTTCAAAAAACCTCCATCGCCGCCGCGCTTCCATTACTGACCGTGCTGCCTCAGTCCGCAAAAGGCGCAAATGATCGCCTGCAAATCGGGGCCATTGGCTGCGGCAGCCGAGGGCGCAACGCGCTGATGACCGAGATTCATCAATTCAGCGCCGACCAGAACGTTGCCATTACCGCCGTTTGCGACGTGTGGAACCAACATCGTGAATCGGCGGCCTCCATGACCGAAGAATGGTTTGGTAAACGGGCGCAGGAATTCGTTGATTATAGGGATGTCCTGGCCCTTTCCGATATCGACGCCGTTACCATCGCGACGCCCGACCACCTTCATGCAACCATTTTGTATGACGCCGTCAAAGCAGGCAAAGACGCCTACTGTGAAAAACCGCTGGCCCGTAATCTCAAAGAACTCCACCGGGTGGTCGACGCCGTCAAACAGTCCGACCGCGTTGTCCAACTGGGAACGCAGTTGCGCAGTTATCCCTCTTTCACTGGATGCCGCAAAGCCGTACACGATCAAACACTGGGCAAAATCATCAAAGTCGCGCAAACCCGCAACTATTACGAACCCTACTGGTATGGCTTCAAACGCGACATCAAAGAATCCGACACCCATTGGGAACAGTTTTTAGGCCATGTCAAACACCGCGATTTTAACGACGATCAACATAGCGTCTGGTATGGATACCGCGACTTCACCGACGGTTCAATCTCAAACTTGATGTGCCATTTCATTGATCTGGTCCATTATATTACCGGCGCCCAGTTCCCCTCTTGCGCGGTCACACTTTGCGGCAATTACGCCTGGGAAGACCAGCGCACCTGCCCCGATTCCGTCCACACATTGCTTGAATACCCTGAAGGGTTCATGGTGAGCTACTCGACGTCCTGCGGAAACGGCAACGGAAATTACACCAAGTTCTGGGGAACCAAAGGAATGATCGACGCCACCGATTGGCGCGAACCATTTATGACCGGAGACGGGACAAACGCCGAAGGACGCATCGAAAAAAAGCAGCGCGTCCCCGACGTGGATATCGCGCCCCACATGCTCAACTGGCTGCAATGCCTACGCAACCGGGAGCAACCCAACGCCGATATCAACGCAGGCTATCAACACGCCATCGCCTGCCTGCTGGCTGACGCGGCCTATCTCAAAGAACGGAAAATGACCTACGATCCCAAAAAGCGTAAATTCAAATCCGCATAA